From the Paenibacillus sp. FSL H8-0548 genome, one window contains:
- a CDS encoding copper amine oxidase N-terminal domain-containing protein, whose protein sequence is MKSISAKSEGGGTALHKDGTISSWGRMSNYYGDDKYKYSYTIVPKKVVKGIGIRLNGKYQLMENQPAMINGSVFVPVRGLFESLGGTVDYSNDIVTVKYGTNVIRMELWKQEATINGITARLPASVQAVRGRTMAPLRFVAQAMGAEVVWDGKNQEVLLSSEKIRDDH, encoded by the coding sequence GTGAAGTCGATAAGCGCCAAGAGTGAAGGAGGCGGTACAGCTCTTCATAAAGATGGCACGATATCGTCATGGGGGCGAATGAGCAATTATTACGGGGATGACAAGTACAAATACAGCTATACCATTGTTCCGAAAAAAGTTGTCAAAGGCATAGGGATTCGTTTAAACGGTAAATATCAACTGATGGAAAATCAACCGGCTATGATTAATGGCTCTGTGTTCGTTCCCGTACGAGGGTTGTTTGAATCACTTGGCGGCACCGTGGATTACTCGAACGATATCGTCACCGTCAAATATGGTACGAATGTTATCCGGATGGAACTTTGGAAGCAGGAAGCTACCATTAATGGAATTACTGCGAGACTTCCTGCTTCCGTTCAGGCCGTTCGTGGCAGGACCATGGCACCGCTGCGTTTTGTCGCGCAAGCCATGGGTGCAGAAGTCGTATGGGATGGTAAGAATCAGGAGGTTCTGCTATCATCCGAAAAAATAAGAGATGACCACTAA